In Nocardia sp. NBC_00403, one DNA window encodes the following:
- a CDS encoding type IV toxin-antitoxin system AbiEi family antitoxin, with translation MTGPQITSRTAEALRAAEIDYIDYAGNAHLNFGPVLVDIRGRRSPTKEPSHRPADANLFSARRMQVLFVLLAWPDFVDMPVRKIAEAAGTSVGIAQSTLEIMKESDYLIGRSLQRRDELVDLWAAAFRGALLPKIRRSSFSGSIESWSPPHGYFVSGESAVELIRQPQTLTIYVEHFDLTEAIRNGWQKSDDPNIEVRQKFWKEPNWTAPSDRHGVFTRSAAPPLMIYADLLTSSEPRQSEVARTLRRDQLV, from the coding sequence GTGACCGGCCCACAGATAACCAGTCGCACTGCGGAGGCACTCCGCGCCGCCGAAATCGACTACATCGATTACGCAGGAAACGCGCATCTGAACTTCGGCCCTGTACTGGTAGATATCCGCGGACGTCGTAGTCCAACCAAGGAGCCGAGTCATCGCCCTGCGGATGCCAACCTGTTCAGCGCTCGACGGATGCAGGTCCTCTTCGTGTTGCTGGCATGGCCGGATTTCGTGGATATGCCGGTTCGCAAGATTGCAGAGGCTGCCGGAACGTCGGTGGGGATCGCGCAGTCGACGCTCGAAATCATGAAGGAGTCCGACTACCTCATCGGAAGATCACTACAACGTCGCGATGAACTGGTCGACCTATGGGCCGCTGCATTCCGAGGTGCACTCCTGCCGAAAATCCGGCGTAGCTCCTTCAGCGGAAGTATCGAAAGCTGGTCGCCGCCTCACGGATACTTCGTGAGTGGAGAATCTGCTGTTGAATTGATCCGGCAACCACAGACACTCACGATTTACGTCGAGCACTTCGACCTCACAGAAGCCATCCGAAACGGCTGGCAGAAGTCCGACGACCCGAATATCGAGGTTCGCCAGAAATTCTGGAAGGAGCCCAACTGGACGGCCCCATCCGATCGACACGGTGTCTTCACCAGGTCTGCGGCCCCTCCGCTCATGATCTACGCAGATCTCCTGACGTCCAGTGAGCCACGACAATCCGAGGTGGCGAGAACATTGAGGAGGGACCAACTTGTTTGA
- a CDS encoding NAD-binding protein yields the protein MQILISGASVAGPVLAYWLTRHGFSVTVVERAPAPRKTEGSAARRVQRYGP from the coding sequence ATGCAGATTCTCATCTCCGGCGCCAGCGTCGCCGGTCCGGTGCTGGCGTACTGGCTTACCAGACACGGCTTTTCGGTCACGGTTGTCGAGCGCGCGCCGGCTCCGCGCAAGACAGAAGGATCTGCTGCGCGCCGCGTTCAGCGGTATGGACCCTGA
- a CDS encoding quinone oxidoreductase family protein produces MRRVQYERSGGPEVLEVVSVEAPTPGPGELLVRVEAIGVTLPVVRKVREPREPIALGGEIAGEVVAVGEGVTGYAPGYRVTGLVFGHGYADYALLSVAMASPIPDGASAVDAVALVRSGLVALGALDAANPKDGEAALVTAAASGVGHLAVQLARVRGAARVVAAVSDLVKADFVRDLGADQVVGYGQESWGDPVDYALDAVGGELLTPAIAALAPGGRLVAYSSGGGTIQAYDLLVGAKSVTGFQLALIAMNSPDLYEHWRQELWQYFASGQLRPAVHAEFALDDAAAAHAVVEGRANLGKVVLIP; encoded by the coding sequence ATGCGGCGGGTTCAATACGAGCGCAGCGGTGGTCCGGAGGTACTCGAGGTCGTGTCGGTCGAGGCGCCGACGCCGGGCCCGGGTGAACTTCTGGTTCGGGTCGAGGCGATCGGGGTGACCCTGCCGGTGGTCCGCAAGGTGCGTGAGCCGCGGGAGCCGATCGCGCTGGGCGGCGAGATCGCGGGTGAAGTGGTCGCGGTCGGCGAGGGTGTCACCGGATACGCGCCCGGCTACCGGGTGACCGGACTGGTGTTCGGCCACGGTTATGCCGATTACGCGCTGTTGTCGGTGGCGATGGCATCGCCCATCCCCGACGGCGCCTCCGCTGTCGATGCTGTCGCGCTGGTGCGCAGCGGGCTCGTCGCCTTGGGTGCGCTCGACGCCGCGAACCCGAAGGACGGCGAGGCCGCGCTGGTCACGGCTGCCGCGAGCGGCGTCGGGCACCTTGCTGTTCAGCTGGCACGGGTGCGCGGTGCGGCGCGGGTGGTCGCTGCGGTCTCTGATCTCGTCAAGGCGGATTTCGTGCGTGATCTCGGCGCGGACCAGGTGGTCGGATACGGACAGGAGTCGTGGGGCGACCCCGTCGACTACGCGCTCGACGCGGTCGGTGGCGAACTGCTCACCCCCGCCATCGCGGCACTCGCACCAGGCGGACGGCTGGTCGCCTACAGCTCCGGCGGCGGCACGATCCAGGCCTACGATCTGCTCGTCGGAGCCAAATCGGTGACTGGTTTCCAGCTCGCGCTGATCGCCATGAACTCCCCGGATCTGTACGAGCACTGGCGGCAGGAACTCTGGCAGTACTTCGCCTCGGGCCAACTGCGCCCCGCCGTCCATGCGGAATTCGCACTCGACGACGCCGCCGCGGCGCACGCCGTCGTCGAAGGCCGCGCCAACCTCGGCAAGGTCGTCCTTATTCCCTGA
- a CDS encoding NAD(P)-dependent oxidoreductase, which produces MRLTIFGATGRTGEHLVHQALAAGHQVTAVVRGVHSIQDRPQLRVASADVMDPGSLTEAIRGADAVLDTIGSRDKGPTSVATDTALSITKAMESVGVRRIVLVSNSARIAGPGDDWFTRFVVKPLILRPLLQHSLDDMAAAEQAVRDTALDWTIIRAPQLTDKPAKGSYRTAIERNVTFGIRISRADLATCMLDAAADPQLIRAHINVAS; this is translated from the coding sequence ATGCGACTCACAATTTTCGGAGCAACCGGACGCACCGGCGAACACCTTGTGCACCAAGCCCTGGCGGCCGGGCACCAGGTGACCGCGGTGGTCCGCGGTGTGCACTCGATCCAGGACCGTCCCCAGCTCCGTGTCGCGTCGGCCGACGTCATGGACCCCGGATCGCTCACGGAAGCGATCCGAGGTGCGGACGCGGTGCTCGACACCATCGGCTCCAGAGACAAAGGACCGACGAGTGTTGCGACCGACACCGCCCTGTCCATCACCAAGGCCATGGAATCGGTCGGCGTCCGCCGCATCGTCCTGGTCAGCAACAGCGCCAGAATCGCAGGGCCGGGCGACGACTGGTTCACCCGCTTCGTGGTCAAGCCGCTCATCCTGCGTCCGCTGCTGCAACACAGCCTCGACGACATGGCCGCAGCCGAGCAAGCGGTGCGTGACACCGCGCTGGATTGGACGATCATCCGTGCACCCCAGCTCACCGACAAGCCGGCGAAAGGCTCCTACCGGACCGCAATCGAGCGCAATGTGACGTTCGGGATCAGAATCTCCAGGGCCGATCTCGCCACATGCATGCTCGACGCAGCGGCCGACCCGCAGCTGATCCGCGCGCACATCAATGTCGCGAGCTGA
- a CDS encoding alpha/beta fold hydrolase produces MNETTAAATPGRRRRIGLMIGAVSAALFAGNAAGVATAAPDVSQEQMVHLPTGDIHVISSGVPRADAVVLLHGLAGSTTWWDPVMPALQNRYVVRIDLLGHGESAKPDSGYGMAEQASRVAEVLDRLGVRHAIVVGHSTGGYVATSLAEQRHDLVTALALIDTGSRLDAFADNGPAGDLLLNPAIGQPLWPLLPDAAIRYSLSSAFTRDVPVPERIIADVRGMTYRSLTATSNASDAYLRDRPEPNRLVDLGLPTMVIYGSQDKRWPAASFQDYRRVPNVRIESLDCGHTPMIEDPGATGTLIRDFAEQY; encoded by the coding sequence ATGAATGAGACCACCGCTGCCGCAACGCCGGGTCGGCGACGACGCATCGGGCTGATGATCGGTGCGGTGTCGGCCGCCCTGTTCGCGGGCAACGCGGCAGGTGTCGCGACCGCCGCGCCGGACGTTTCCCAGGAGCAGATGGTGCACCTTCCCACTGGAGACATCCATGTCATCTCGAGCGGGGTTCCCCGTGCGGATGCCGTGGTGCTGTTGCACGGGCTGGCCGGATCGACCACATGGTGGGACCCGGTGATGCCCGCTCTGCAGAATCGATACGTGGTGCGGATCGATCTGCTCGGACACGGCGAATCGGCCAAACCGGATAGTGGTTACGGAATGGCCGAGCAGGCGAGCCGGGTCGCAGAGGTGCTCGATCGACTCGGCGTGCGCCACGCGATCGTCGTCGGACACTCCACCGGTGGCTATGTGGCGACCTCGTTGGCGGAACAGCGCCATGATCTGGTGACGGCGCTCGCGCTGATCGATACCGGTTCACGGCTGGACGCGTTCGCCGACAACGGCCCGGCCGGCGATCTGCTGCTCAACCCGGCGATCGGGCAACCGCTGTGGCCGCTGCTTCCGGACGCCGCTATTAGGTACTCCCTGAGCAGTGCTTTCACCCGCGACGTACCAGTTCCCGAGCGGATCATCGCCGACGTCCGAGGTATGACATACCGTAGCCTCACCGCGACGTCGAACGCGTCGGATGCGTACCTGCGGGACCGCCCCGAACCGAACCGCCTCGTGGACCTCGGCCTACCGACCATGGTGATCTATGGCTCCCAGGACAAACGCTGGCCGGCAGCGTCCTTCCAGGACTATCGCCGAGTCCCGAACGTCCGGATCGAGTCCCTCGATTGCGGTCACACCCCCATGATCGAGGATCCCGGCGCCACCGGCACCCTCATCCGCGACTTCGCCGAGCAATACTGA
- a CDS encoding alpha/beta hydrolase, whose translation MHFTTETSSNGVVERDFTLGEVPGVLWSPASGSDPAPLVLMAHSGGQHKRAPGIIGRAHRFVTGCGFHVAAIDAPGHGDRPRTAADEQRITVLRQAQAAGQPLGPAVVGIHIDLAARAVPEWQATLDALQKLPQIGAEGSVGFWGIMQGTGIGVPLTAVEPRITAAIFGCLGHESLAEAAAQITVPIEFLLQWDDEHIDRQSGLALFDAFASKEKTLHANAGGHGGVPRFEVDSATRFFARHLGRAEPSPA comes from the coding sequence ATGCATTTCACTACGGAGACATCGTCGAATGGTGTCGTCGAACGCGATTTCACGCTGGGTGAGGTGCCCGGCGTGCTCTGGTCGCCCGCATCCGGCTCCGATCCCGCGCCCCTGGTGCTGATGGCGCACAGTGGCGGCCAGCATAAGCGAGCACCGGGAATCATCGGCCGCGCACACCGCTTCGTGACCGGCTGCGGTTTCCATGTCGCCGCCATCGACGCGCCCGGACACGGTGACCGGCCCCGCACGGCGGCCGACGAGCAGCGCATCACCGTCCTACGGCAGGCGCAGGCGGCGGGCCAGCCGCTCGGTCCGGCTGTCGTGGGGATCCACATCGACCTGGCAGCGCGTGCCGTGCCGGAATGGCAGGCGACCCTGGACGCCCTGCAGAAGCTGCCGCAGATCGGCGCCGAAGGGTCGGTCGGTTTCTGGGGCATCATGCAGGGCACCGGGATCGGGGTGCCGTTGACGGCGGTCGAACCCAGGATCACCGCGGCGATCTTCGGTTGTCTCGGACATGAATCCCTGGCCGAGGCGGCGGCACAGATCACCGTCCCGATCGAATTCCTGCTCCAGTGGGACGACGAGCACATCGACCGCCAATCCGGACTCGCGTTGTTCGACGCCTTCGCCTCGAAGGAAAAGACGTTGCACGCCAACGCGGGCGGCCATGGTGGCGTGCCCAGATTCGAGGTCGACAGCGCAACCCGGTTCTTCGCCCGCCATCTCGGCCGGGCCGAACCGTCACCGGCCTGA
- a CDS encoding AraC family transcriptional regulator, with protein MAWEITRPPRTPALHGVDMAGFRIHGDGPAQLRAIPHPAVTVAVSIGDHCFDVRDSTGRTHSGSLALGLTGTAAPVRVQAIECVQVRLSPVVAPAILGLPLAELTGNIVALDDLWGRDATRLSERMHETCSWHERFALIETMLSARLRDDRRADPEVAWVWHQLILSRGRLRVERLATEVGWSRQRLWSRFSTQIGLTPKRAAMLVRFDHAMHQLVRGHSPAQVAADSGYADQPHLHRDVHGFTGAPLTSAAGEPWLAVDDKAWPSSTAG; from the coding sequence GTGGCTTGGGAGATCACACGACCACCGCGGACACCCGCGCTGCACGGTGTAGACATGGCCGGATTCCGCATTCACGGTGACGGCCCAGCTCAGCTGCGCGCCATTCCCCATCCGGCCGTCACGGTAGCTGTCAGCATCGGTGACCATTGCTTCGACGTCCGCGACTCGACAGGCCGAACCCACTCGGGCAGCCTGGCCCTCGGCCTGACCGGCACCGCGGCCCCGGTGCGCGTCCAAGCCATCGAGTGTGTACAGGTCCGCCTGTCACCGGTCGTTGCACCCGCCATCCTCGGATTACCGCTCGCCGAATTGACCGGGAACATCGTCGCGCTCGACGATCTGTGGGGTCGCGACGCGACGCGCCTGAGTGAGCGCATGCACGAAACGTGCAGCTGGCACGAACGATTCGCGCTGATCGAGACGATGCTGTCGGCACGGTTGCGCGACGACCGCCGGGCCGACCCGGAGGTCGCGTGGGTATGGCACCAACTCATCCTCAGCCGAGGCCGATTGCGCGTCGAGCGCTTGGCCACAGAGGTCGGGTGGAGCCGCCAACGGCTATGGTCACGCTTCAGCACGCAGATCGGCCTCACGCCCAAGCGCGCCGCCATGCTGGTGCGGTTCGACCACGCCATGCACCAATTGGTCCGGGGACACTCACCCGCGCAAGTGGCGGCCGACAGCGGTTATGCCGACCAGCCCCATCTCCACCGCGACGTACACGGATTCACCGGCGCTCCCCTCACCTCCGCGGCCGGCGAACCATGGCTCGCAGTGGACGACAAGGCCTGGCCATCGAGCACTGCGGGCTGA
- a CDS encoding alpha/beta fold hydrolase has translation MTNNSASPARLAPPVGGFQEIDGRRIFVHRLGSGGPAVVFLPGASAVGLDYFGVQQGVSQFTTAVVYDRGGTGYSDPLPLPRTAAAVATELHELLRAQNIVGPYVLAPHSLGGFYAHRFAQLYPQDVAGLVWLDALHPEWDEFMPPAASLAAAEQMAPDLEQLEQLRPALREWGAELLADYPEHMRQPLLDAKLSDEWIRVGIAERSNLAELATELRAGPDMPDVPVVALTAVGIDLAQQALTSEQTLQEMRDGRTRMDAAVVNAVSQGEQRILSDTLHHRLCFDRPDAVVQAIRDVVGRAARP, from the coding sequence ATGACCAACAACAGCGCTTCCCCGGCTCGGCTCGCTCCGCCGGTCGGAGGATTTCAGGAGATCGACGGCCGCCGCATTTTCGTGCATCGGTTGGGCAGCGGCGGACCGGCCGTCGTGTTTCTGCCGGGCGCGAGCGCGGTAGGCCTGGACTATTTCGGTGTCCAGCAAGGGGTTTCGCAGTTCACCACCGCTGTGGTGTACGACCGCGGCGGCACGGGCTACAGCGATCCCCTCCCACTGCCACGCACCGCCGCCGCGGTCGCCACGGAACTGCACGAGCTGCTGCGCGCCCAGAACATCGTCGGCCCCTACGTACTCGCACCGCACTCCCTCGGCGGCTTCTACGCGCACCGATTTGCCCAGCTGTACCCGCAGGACGTGGCCGGGCTGGTCTGGCTGGACGCCCTGCACCCCGAGTGGGACGAGTTCATGCCGCCCGCGGCGAGCCTGGCGGCGGCCGAGCAGATGGCGCCTGATCTGGAGCAGCTCGAACAGCTGCGCCCGGCGCTGCGCGAGTGGGGCGCCGAGTTGCTCGCGGACTACCCGGAGCACATGCGGCAACCGCTGCTCGATGCCAAGTTGAGCGACGAATGGATTCGGGTCGGCATCGCTGAGCGCAGCAATTTGGCCGAACTCGCCACCGAACTGCGGGCCGGGCCCGACATGCCCGATGTCCCGGTGGTCGCACTCACCGCGGTCGGCATCGACCTCGCCCAGCAGGCGCTGACGTCGGAGCAGACGCTGCAGGAGATGCGCGACGGTAGAACGCGAATGGACGCCGCAGTGGTGAACGCGGTCTCGCAGGGGGAACAACGCATCCTGTCCGACACCCTCCACCACCGGCTCTGCTTCGACCGCCCCGATGCCGTCGTCCAGGCGATCCGCGATGTCGTCGGCCGAGCCGCTCGCCCCTAG
- the sigJ gene encoding RNA polymerase sigma factor SigJ, producing the protein MTDPQLRSVISERRQLINLAYRLLGSLAEAEDVVQETYARWYALSEPQRRDVAAPGAWLTTVASRICLDLLGSARARRERYVGEWIPEPVPDRSEWLGGPAPADPADRVTLDESIGMAFLVVLDSMTPAERVAFVLHDVFRYSFAEVGDIVGRTPAACRQLASSARRRIRTSRGPSGTQRAEVVRDFKRAWETGDIEALIGLLDPQATATADSGGLAPAFIRPINGGEQIARAWIEIAARAPEVTLLERTVNGQPGLVAQLADTIVSVYAFDIADGRITRIWAIRNPEKLRPWTAG; encoded by the coding sequence ATGACCGATCCGCAACTGCGCTCGGTGATCAGCGAGCGCCGTCAGCTGATCAATCTCGCCTACCGGCTGCTCGGCTCGCTGGCCGAGGCCGAGGATGTGGTGCAGGAGACCTATGCGCGCTGGTACGCCCTATCCGAGCCGCAGCGGCGGGATGTGGCGGCGCCCGGTGCTTGGTTGACGACGGTCGCCAGCCGCATCTGTCTCGATCTACTCGGCTCGGCGCGAGCCAGGCGGGAACGCTACGTGGGCGAATGGATTCCGGAGCCGGTACCCGATCGTTCCGAATGGCTCGGTGGTCCCGCCCCCGCCGATCCCGCCGACCGGGTCACCCTCGACGAGTCGATCGGTATGGCCTTCCTCGTCGTGCTGGATTCCATGACGCCGGCCGAGCGGGTGGCGTTCGTCCTGCACGACGTCTTCCGCTACTCCTTCGCCGAGGTCGGCGACATTGTCGGGCGCACCCCCGCGGCCTGCCGCCAGCTCGCCTCCTCCGCCCGCCGCCGCATCCGTACATCGCGGGGTCCGTCGGGCACCCAGCGCGCGGAGGTGGTCCGGGACTTCAAACGGGCCTGGGAGACAGGGGATATCGAGGCCCTGATCGGTTTGCTCGATCCGCAGGCGACCGCGACCGCCGACAGCGGCGGCCTGGCTCCAGCCTTCATCCGCCCGATCAACGGCGGCGAGCAGATCGCCCGCGCCTGGATCGAAATCGCCGCCCGAGCCCCCGAGGTGACGCTGCTCGAGCGCACGGTGAACGGCCAACCAGGCCTGGTGGCGCAGCTCGCCGACACCATCGTGTCGGTCTACGCCTTCGATATCGCCGACGGCCGGATCACCCGGATCTGGGCGATCCGCAATCCGGAGAAACTTCGGCCCTGGACAGCAGGCTGA
- the ychF gene encoding redox-regulated ATPase YchF, with protein sequence MSLTLGIVGLPNVGKSTLFNALTKNDVLAANYPFATIEPNVGVVPLPDPRLNKLAEIFGSERIVPAVVSFVDIAGIVKGASEGAGLGNKFLANIREADAICQVVRVFADDDVIHVDGRVDPTSDIEVIETELIIADMQTLEKAIPRLEKEAKVKKDRKPVLDAAKAAQEVLDTGATLFSARAKLDNELLKELSLLTTKPFLYVFNADEAVLTDEAKIAELKAAVAPADAVFLDAKVESELLELDDESATELLESIGQTEPGLHALARAGFHTLGLQTYLTAGPKEARAWTIHQGDTAPKAAGVIHTDFERGFIKAEVVSFADLVEHGSMAAAKAAGKVRMEGKDYNMVDGDVVEFRFNV encoded by the coding sequence GTGAGTCTCACCCTCGGAATCGTCGGCCTGCCCAACGTCGGAAAGTCGACGCTGTTCAACGCGCTGACCAAGAACGACGTGCTTGCGGCGAACTACCCGTTCGCGACCATCGAGCCGAACGTCGGGGTGGTGCCACTGCCGGACCCGCGGCTGAACAAGCTCGCCGAGATCTTCGGTTCCGAGCGCATCGTGCCCGCTGTGGTGTCGTTCGTCGACATCGCGGGCATCGTGAAAGGCGCCTCCGAAGGTGCGGGCCTCGGCAACAAGTTCCTCGCCAACATTCGTGAGGCCGACGCCATCTGCCAGGTGGTTCGGGTGTTCGCCGACGACGACGTCATCCACGTCGACGGGCGGGTCGACCCGACCTCCGACATCGAGGTGATCGAGACCGAGCTGATCATCGCCGACATGCAGACGCTGGAGAAGGCGATCCCGCGGTTGGAGAAGGAAGCCAAGGTCAAGAAGGACCGCAAGCCGGTTCTCGACGCAGCCAAGGCCGCCCAGGAAGTCCTCGACACCGGCGCGACCCTCTTCTCGGCCCGCGCGAAGCTGGACAACGAACTGCTGAAAGAGCTTTCGCTGCTCACCACCAAGCCGTTCCTCTACGTCTTCAACGCCGACGAGGCGGTGCTCACCGACGAGGCGAAGATCGCGGAGCTGAAAGCCGCAGTGGCCCCGGCCGATGCGGTGTTCCTCGACGCGAAGGTCGAATCCGAACTGCTCGAGCTCGACGACGAATCCGCCACCGAACTCCTCGAATCCATCGGCCAGACCGAACCCGGCCTGCACGCCCTCGCCCGCGCCGGCTTCCACACCCTCGGCCTGCAGACCTACCTCACCGCAGGCCCGAAAGAGGCCCGCGCCTGGACAATCCACCAGGGCGACACCGCCCCCAAGGCCGCCGGCGTCATCCACACCGACTTCGAACGCGGCTTCATCAAGGCCGAAGTAGTCTCCTTCGCCGATCTCGTCGAACACGGCTCCATGGCGGCGGCGAAGGCTGCGGGCAAGGTTCGGATGGAAGGCAAGGACTACAACATGGTCGACGGGGACGTCGTCGAGTTCCGCTTCAACGTGTAA
- a CDS encoding MerR family transcriptional regulator gives MLTIGQLAATAGVTVRTVRHYHHVGLLPEPERDASGYRRYSAQAAVDLIRIRTLADAGVPLARIDALLHAQPTEFASSITDIDAELQRRIDELTEYRRRIAELAGGERLVLPPEVVAILNRMRSLGVSERRVQLERDSWILMQALEPGVMRQRIRDKNAAFDDPETVRLYLACDQSVDWDPNDPRLDRLIDELDAWKIDHERDSGRSGHLKLVFSRISEETPAWQRIVDALTHRAEQRRTAGHDG, from the coding sequence GTGCTCACGATCGGCCAACTCGCCGCGACCGCCGGCGTCACTGTGCGCACCGTCCGCCACTACCATCACGTCGGGCTGTTGCCCGAGCCCGAGCGCGATGCCTCCGGCTACCGCCGCTACAGTGCGCAAGCGGCGGTGGACCTCATCCGGATCAGGACCCTCGCCGATGCCGGAGTTCCGCTGGCCCGCATCGACGCGCTGCTGCACGCACAGCCGACCGAATTCGCTTCGTCCATCACCGACATCGACGCCGAACTGCAGCGCAGAATCGACGAGCTCACCGAATACCGCCGCCGCATCGCCGAATTGGCCGGCGGCGAAAGGCTTGTCCTGCCCCCCGAGGTGGTCGCCATCCTGAACCGGATGCGCAGCCTCGGGGTCAGCGAACGACGAGTACAACTCGAGCGTGACTCCTGGATCCTGATGCAGGCACTGGAACCGGGCGTCATGCGGCAGCGGATACGGGACAAGAACGCCGCCTTCGACGACCCCGAGACGGTGCGCCTGTATCTCGCCTGCGATCAATCAGTGGACTGGGACCCGAACGATCCACGCCTGGACCGGCTCATCGACGAGCTGGACGCATGGAAGATCGACCACGAACGAGACAGCGGCCGGTCCGGGCACCTGAAGCTGGTCTTTTCCCGGATCTCCGAGGAAACACCAGCATGGCAACGCATCGTCGACGCCCTCACCCACCGCGCCGAGCAGCGCCGAACCGCCGGGCACGACGGCTGA
- a CDS encoding NADPH-dependent FMN reductase codes for MIRIGIILGSTRPNRNGPQVAQWVLDTAARRGDAEFELIDLREHPLPHLDEPVPPLFGPSVHEHTRAWAERVAPFDGFVIVTPEYNHSAPGVLKNAIDHVFTEWVNKAVGFVSYGVNGGVCAVQQLRLVCGTLGMADVSPEVALSLHTDFENHAHFAPSDHHAVTLNKVLDQLIAWSAALAPLRRATAETTLINS; via the coding sequence ATGATCAGAATCGGCATCATCCTCGGCAGTACCCGGCCCAACCGCAACGGTCCGCAGGTCGCCCAGTGGGTTCTGGACACGGCAGCGCGTCGCGGCGACGCCGAGTTCGAATTGATCGACCTGCGCGAGCACCCGTTACCGCATCTGGACGAGCCCGTGCCACCGCTGTTCGGCCCCTCCGTACATGAGCACACCCGCGCCTGGGCCGAGCGGGTCGCCCCGTTCGACGGGTTCGTGATCGTGACCCCCGAGTACAACCACTCGGCCCCCGGGGTGCTGAAGAACGCCATCGACCACGTGTTCACGGAGTGGGTGAACAAAGCAGTCGGATTCGTCTCCTACGGTGTGAACGGGGGCGTGTGCGCGGTGCAGCAGCTGCGGCTGGTCTGCGGCACCTTGGGCATGGCCGATGTGAGCCCCGAAGTGGCGCTCTCGCTGCACACCGATTTCGAGAACCACGCCCACTTCGCCCCGAGCGACCACCATGCCGTGACCCTGAACAAGGTGCTGGATCAGCTCATCGCATGGAGCGCCGCACTCGCGCCGCTACGCCGGGCCACCGCTGAAACCACTCTCATCAATTCCTGA
- a CDS encoding TetR/AcrR family transcriptional regulator, translated as MGTRDQILDAAAEIMRNRGVAFATTKEIAKAAGYSEAALYKHFSDKEDLILNVLRHRMPGSIEAGPQPGAATVEDNLAAMARGALSFYQQSLPLLGGLLAQPKRMAAHRDSMNRHGAGPGRAIAGIVGYLRAEQELGRVDSAADVDTVAALLDGACFHQAFLRFYEAGPDAIPAPDELAQNLARTLTRALGPDAGGESHS; from the coding sequence GTGGGAACGCGCGATCAGATCCTCGACGCCGCCGCCGAGATCATGCGCAACCGTGGGGTGGCCTTCGCTACCACCAAGGAGATCGCCAAGGCCGCAGGGTATTCGGAAGCCGCGCTCTACAAGCACTTCAGCGACAAAGAAGACCTCATACTCAATGTCCTGCGGCATCGCATGCCGGGTTCGATCGAGGCCGGGCCGCAGCCGGGTGCGGCCACGGTGGAAGACAATCTCGCCGCGATGGCGCGCGGCGCACTGAGCTTCTATCAGCAATCGCTGCCACTGCTCGGTGGCCTGTTGGCGCAGCCGAAACGGATGGCGGCACACCGTGATTCGATGAATCGTCATGGCGCGGGTCCCGGTCGTGCGATCGCGGGCATCGTCGGCTATCTGCGCGCCGAGCAGGAACTCGGTCGGGTCGATTCGGCCGCCGACGTCGATACAGTCGCGGCCCTCCTCGACGGAGCCTGCTTCCATCAGGCCTTCCTGCGTTTCTATGAAGCGGGACCCGATGCGATACCCGCGCCGGACGAGCTCGCACAGAATCTCGCACGGACGCTCACTCGGGCCCTCGGTCCGGACGCGGGCGGAGAGTCGCACAGCTGA
- a CDS encoding nuclear transport factor 2 family protein → MLTPNDFRSLADRVEIEALRGEFTDAVMMRDFDRLASLFTDDAVLRIPDAGIEVAGRAEFQTKMRLMQNAWDYFVQHTHPGTIDIDGDTASGRAHICELGRLTSGSAHLNYAIYHDRYRRTADGWKFTERVYEIRYLDNSPLAGSPPGENGLGVDASAVQLHG, encoded by the coding sequence ATGCTGACACCAAACGACTTTCGGTCACTCGCCGACCGTGTCGAGATCGAAGCACTCCGCGGCGAGTTCACCGACGCGGTGATGATGCGCGACTTCGACCGCCTGGCATCACTATTCACCGATGACGCGGTGCTACGCATCCCCGACGCCGGTATCGAAGTCGCCGGCCGCGCCGAATTCCAGACCAAAATGCGGCTGATGCAAAACGCTTGGGACTATTTCGTTCAGCACACCCATCCCGGCACGATCGACATCGATGGCGACACCGCCAGCGGCCGCGCCCACATCTGTGAACTCGGCCGGTTGACAAGCGGCAGTGCACATTTGAACTATGCGATCTACCACGATCGCTACCGGCGAACGGCCGACGGCTGGAAGTTCACCGAGCGGGTCTACGAGATTCGATACCTCGACAACTCGCCGCTAGCGGGCTCACCGCCGGGAGAGAACGGACTGGGTGTGGACGCATCCGCTGTGCAGCTACACGGGTGA